In the Ilumatobacteraceae bacterium genome, one interval contains:
- a CDS encoding glycosyltransferase, translating into MTKVLGQQERPHVAMAIQGLHGTSGGAERVFVDVANGLHRRGFRVTVLTYQALNGTPFYPLDYGIARFDGRPRHAAGSGRSLADPLAGVSRRHRAVAVATWLATYAPKVLRYRRLLRLARPDLAIGFLPSTFPYLTLAATGSGVKTIASLHNVPDRDLGGDPERWDQNPVDIAMRRRSLATADATTVLLPSFVEQLPPDVRAKASVIPNMIHPYGGEPADVSDDDDDNTILAVGRLAPAKDHATLLRAWALLEPSNPRWRLRIIGTGPLRADLESLIVDRQLERVTIDEPTAHIEDAYTSSKFVAMSSSYEGFGLVTAEAMACGVPVVGFADCEGTNEIVIDGENGLLVDPGTDRVEAFATAMQRLIDDEPERRRLARQAPSTVAGFRPDAIIDAWEDLLLRVHRGRPGR; encoded by the coding sequence GTCGATGTCGCGAATGGGCTCCATCGGCGTGGCTTCCGAGTCACGGTGCTCACCTATCAAGCGCTGAACGGGACGCCGTTCTACCCCCTCGACTACGGGATCGCCCGCTTCGACGGGAGGCCACGCCACGCCGCCGGCAGTGGCCGAAGCCTCGCAGACCCCCTCGCCGGGGTGTCGCGTCGCCATCGCGCGGTGGCGGTCGCCACCTGGCTCGCGACGTACGCCCCGAAGGTCCTCCGCTACCGAAGGCTGCTCCGACTCGCCCGGCCCGACCTCGCGATCGGTTTCCTCCCGTCGACGTTCCCGTATCTCACGCTCGCAGCGACGGGTTCCGGCGTCAAGACGATCGCATCCCTGCACAACGTCCCGGATCGCGACCTCGGCGGAGATCCCGAACGATGGGACCAGAATCCGGTCGACATCGCGATGCGCCGCCGGAGCCTCGCGACGGCCGACGCGACGACGGTGCTCCTGCCGTCGTTCGTCGAGCAGCTCCCGCCCGACGTCCGCGCCAAGGCCTCCGTGATCCCGAACATGATCCATCCGTACGGCGGTGAGCCGGCCGATGTCTCGGACGATGACGACGACAACACCATCCTGGCGGTCGGTCGTCTGGCTCCGGCGAAGGACCACGCCACCCTCCTGCGAGCGTGGGCGCTCCTCGAACCGTCCAATCCCCGCTGGCGGTTGCGCATCATCGGCACCGGACCGCTCCGGGCCGACCTCGAGTCGTTGATCGTCGATCGGCAACTCGAGCGCGTCACGATCGACGAGCCGACCGCCCACATCGAGGACGCCTACACCTCGTCCAAGTTCGTCGCGATGTCGTCGTCCTACGAAGGCTTCGGACTGGTCACCGCCGAAGCGATGGCGTGCGGCGTCCCCGTCGTCGGTTTCGCCGACTGCGAGGGCACCAACGAGATCGTGATCGACGGCGAGAACGGACTCCTCGTCGACCCGGGCACCGACCGAGTCGAGGCGTTCGCGACAGCGATGCAACGTCTCATCGACGACGAACCCGAACGACGACGACTGGCCCGTCAGGCGCCCTCGACCGTGGCGGGCTTCCGACCCGATGCAATCATCGATGCCTGGGAGGACCTGTTGCTCCGCGTCCAT